One Oncorhynchus masou masou isolate Uvic2021 chromosome 27, UVic_Omas_1.1, whole genome shotgun sequence genomic window carries:
- the LOC135515875 gene encoding protein ADM2-like: MRSLLPVTVYCISLLSLQQLLALPVADRLERNRLELLKKLHALREEEIFTPETGTELARPTDSSPSSDLQSSIRSPKWLPGYLRRDTPPTVMNTAHLEALVRARREEGVEPLRTGSRGRRHAHSGSRGGHHPQLMRVGCALGTCQVQNLSHRLYQLIGQSGREDSSPINPRSPHSYG, translated from the exons ATGCGTTCACTTCTGCCGGTTACTGTGTATTGCATCAGCCTACTCTCCCTCCAGCAGCTCCTGGCTCTCCCGGTCGCAGACCGTCTAGAGAGAAACAG GTTGGAGCTGCTTAAGAAGCTTCATGcgctgagagaggaggagatcttCACTCCAGAAACTGGCACTGAACTCGCCAGACCAACAGACTCCAGCCCTTCATCAGACCTCCAGTCCTCCATCAGATCTCCAAAATGGCTGCCTGGCTACCTCCGCAGAGACACACCACCCACTGTCATGAACACAGCCCATCTTGAAGCTCTGGTACGGGCGAGGCGTGAGGAGGGCGTGGAGCCACTACGGACGGGGTCAAGAGGTCGTCGCCATGCCCACTCAGGGTCACGCGGGGGTCACCACCCCCAGCTGATGAGAGTGGGGTGCGCCCTGGGAACCTGCCAGGTTCAGAACCTCAGCCACCGGCTCTATCAGCTGATTGGCCAGAGCGGACGGGAAGACTCCTCCCCCATTAACCCCCGGAGTCCGCATAGTTACGGATGA